The following are encoded together in the Xanthomonas vesicatoria ATCC 35937 genome:
- a CDS encoding DUF885 domain-containing protein gives MSANAVWRSSALSVLIAVNLGSVAIPVYAAEPAASAQTTPAARFKALYTREWRWRQAQLSGAVDEDNQATQDKQSDHLPKVDVATQTLRTAYWQQTLKELDAIPAAQLSAEDQVSYQVYRQQLQVLLDQQRFRAWEMPFNSDSAFWSDLGFSAEATLRTREDYQRYLKLLADIPRYFAEHTDNMRAGLARGFSQPRVTLTGRDQSIADVAQAKGEANPFYAPFKQMPATLPAEVQAQLRQQAVDTIDTQVLPAYAKLLDFIRNEYQPRARPTLAGEALPDGQAYYRAQIREFTTLDLSPDQIHQIGLQEVAKLRKQMDATIAESGFKPPAGQAVFPAFLHFLRTDPQFYAKTPEELLKQAAWIAKRVDAKVGDYVGRLPRRRFAIEPVPPELAPFYTGGRGGPGIYLVNTYNLPSRPLYNLTALTLHESSPGHALQMPLAAEAQGLPAFRRYSYISAYGEGWALYSEYLGQEMGMYDTPYDRFGYLTYQMWRACRLVIDTGIHHKGWTREQAQAYLRDNTALSEHEVTTEVDRYIAWPGQALSYYLGELKILELRRKAEAALGEKFDLRHFHDAVLQTGSVPLPVLEARIDRFIADGGVSPYPDDTTDD, from the coding sequence GTGAGCGCCAACGCCGTATGGCGCAGCAGCGCCCTGAGCGTGCTGATCGCCGTCAACCTGGGCAGCGTTGCGATCCCCGTGTACGCGGCCGAGCCTGCGGCGAGCGCGCAAACCACGCCAGCGGCGCGCTTCAAGGCGCTGTACACGCGCGAGTGGCGCTGGCGTCAGGCGCAGCTGTCCGGCGCGGTGGATGAAGACAATCAGGCGACGCAAGACAAGCAGTCCGACCATCTACCCAAGGTCGATGTGGCCACGCAAACCCTGCGCACGGCGTACTGGCAACAGACCTTGAAGGAGCTGGATGCGATTCCGGCGGCGCAGTTGTCGGCCGAGGATCAGGTGAGCTACCAGGTCTACCGCCAGCAGCTGCAGGTGCTGTTGGATCAGCAGCGTTTTCGCGCCTGGGAAATGCCGTTCAACAGCGACTCGGCGTTCTGGAGCGATCTGGGTTTCAGTGCCGAAGCCACGTTGCGTACGCGCGAGGACTACCAGCGTTATTTGAAGCTACTGGCCGACATTCCGCGCTATTTCGCCGAGCACACCGACAATATGCGCGCCGGACTGGCGCGCGGTTTTAGCCAGCCGCGGGTCACGCTGACCGGGCGCGATCAGTCCATCGCCGATGTGGCGCAGGCCAAGGGCGAGGCCAATCCGTTCTATGCGCCGTTCAAGCAAATGCCGGCAACACTGCCGGCCGAGGTGCAGGCGCAACTGCGCCAGCAAGCGGTCGACACCATCGATACGCAGGTGCTGCCGGCGTACGCCAAACTGCTGGACTTCATCCGCAACGAGTACCAGCCGCGGGCACGGCCCACGCTTGCCGGTGAAGCCTTGCCCGATGGTCAGGCCTACTACCGCGCGCAGATCCGCGAGTTCACCACGCTGGACTTGAGCCCCGATCAGATCCACCAGATCGGTTTGCAGGAAGTGGCCAAGTTGCGCAAGCAGATGGACGCCACCATTGCCGAGAGCGGCTTCAAGCCACCGGCCGGGCAAGCAGTGTTCCCGGCGTTTCTGCACTTTCTGCGCACCGACCCACAGTTTTACGCCAAGACGCCGGAAGAACTGCTCAAGCAGGCTGCGTGGATTGCCAAGCGCGTGGATGCCAAGGTGGGCGATTACGTCGGCCGTCTGCCGCGCCGACGCTTTGCGATCGAGCCGGTGCCGCCGGAGCTGGCGCCGTTCTACACCGGTGGCCGCGGCGGACCGGGCATCTATCTGGTCAACACCTACAACCTGCCATCGCGGCCGTTGTACAACCTCACGGCGTTGACCTTGCACGAATCCTCGCCCGGCCACGCGCTGCAGATGCCGCTGGCCGCAGAAGCGCAGGGGCTGCCGGCGTTTCGCCGCTACAGTTATATCTCGGCGTATGGCGAAGGCTGGGCGTTGTACTCGGAGTACCTGGGCCAGGAAATGGGCATGTACGACACGCCCTATGACCGCTTCGGCTATCTCACCTACCAGATGTGGCGCGCGTGCCGGCTGGTGATCGACACCGGCATTCACCACAAGGGCTGGACGCGCGAACAGGCGCAAGCCTACTTGCGCGACAACACCGCGCTGAGCGAGCACGAAGTCACCACCGAAGTGGATCGCTACATCGCATGGCCCGGGCAGGCACTGTCGTATTACCTGGGCGAGCTGAAGATTCTGGAGCTGCGACGCAAGGCAGAAGCGGCGCTGGGCGAAAAATTCGACCTGCGCCACTTCCACGATGCGGTGCTGCAGACCGGCTCGGTGCCGCTGCCGGTGCTGGAAGCGCGTATCGACCGCTTCATCGCCGATGGTGGCGTGTCGCCGTATCCGGACGACACCACCGACGACTGA
- a CDS encoding DUF885 domain-containing protein translates to MKHLRPVAIGLLAAALFTACKPAPPAPETAAAATAAPTDEQAAKAFDALLDKQWQYQLQHNPEFASIIGDKRYNDRWSDYSLEAVQAERTATAELLKQFEAIDAKALDEQRQLSLQMMLGQLRDKLEGIDLKTYAMPLEPIGGIQLALAGYGDAFPFENAKDYQDYIKRLETIPTVIEQVIAVSRQGAKDGLTQPRYLLERLPEQIDKIAALTGEQSPFASPLKKLDTVVPADQRAALRRQLLTAIDQQVRPAYGKLAAFVRDEYAAQGRSSEGIWSLPDGERRYRYAIHTQTTTDMAPEEIHQIGLKEVARIEGEMAVIAKAQGFADLASFRKAVDTDKRHFATSGEQILQQYRQYIAAMEPELPKLFGHLPKTPLEVQAMPAFRRSAPGAEYWQSNPEGTKPAIVKVNTSDFASRTLVNIETTAYHEGVPGHHLQISLAQTLPLPPFRQQAGYNAYIEGWALYAERLGKEIGFFKDPYNDYGRLSGELLRANRLVLDTGVHYKRWNRQQMVDFFHAHPSDDEPSIQSETDRYIVWPGQALGYKLGQLQILALRAEAEKELGDRFDVRAFHDAVLGGGAMPLAMLQQRVRQWIAQAKAAPGAAQ, encoded by the coding sequence ATGAAGCACCTGCGTCCTGTCGCCATCGGCCTGCTGGCTGCCGCCTTGTTCACTGCCTGCAAGCCCGCGCCGCCCGCACCGGAAACGGCAGCTGCGGCCACTGCCGCGCCGACCGACGAACAGGCCGCCAAGGCTTTCGATGCGCTGTTGGACAAGCAGTGGCAGTACCAGCTGCAGCACAACCCCGAGTTCGCCAGCATCATCGGCGACAAGCGCTACAACGACCGTTGGAGCGATTACTCGCTGGAGGCCGTGCAGGCCGAGCGTACCGCCACCGCCGAGCTGCTCAAGCAGTTCGAAGCGATCGACGCCAAGGCCCTGGACGAGCAACGCCAGCTCAGCCTGCAGATGATGCTCGGCCAGTTGCGCGACAAGCTGGAAGGCATCGACCTGAAGACCTATGCGATGCCGCTGGAGCCGATCGGCGGCATCCAGCTGGCGTTGGCCGGCTATGGCGATGCGTTTCCGTTCGAAAACGCCAAGGATTATCAGGACTACATCAAGCGGCTGGAGACGATTCCGACCGTGATCGAGCAGGTGATCGCGGTGTCGCGCCAGGGTGCGAAGGATGGCCTCACCCAGCCGCGTTATCTGCTGGAGCGCTTGCCCGAGCAGATCGACAAGATCGCGGCGCTGACCGGTGAGCAGAGCCCGTTCGCCTCGCCGCTGAAAAAGCTCGATACCGTCGTGCCGGCCGATCAGCGTGCTGCGCTACGCAGGCAACTGCTTACGGCGATCGATCAGCAGGTGCGCCCGGCCTACGGCAAGCTGGCGGCCTTCGTGCGCGACGAATACGCCGCGCAGGGCCGTAGCTCCGAAGGCATCTGGTCGCTGCCCGATGGCGAGCGCCGGTACCGCTACGCGATCCACACCCAGACCACCACCGACATGGCGCCGGAGGAGATCCATCAGATCGGTTTGAAGGAAGTGGCGCGTATCGAAGGCGAGATGGCGGTGATCGCCAAGGCGCAGGGCTTTGCCGACCTGGCCAGCTTCCGCAAGGCGGTGGACACCGACAAGCGCCACTTCGCCACTTCCGGCGAGCAGATCCTGCAGCAATACCGCCAGTACATCGCTGCGATGGAACCTGAGTTGCCCAAGCTGTTCGGGCACCTGCCGAAGACGCCGCTGGAGGTGCAGGCCATGCCCGCATTCCGGCGTAGCGCGCCCGGCGCCGAATATTGGCAAAGCAATCCGGAGGGCACCAAGCCGGCCATCGTGAAGGTCAACACCAGCGACTTCGCCAGCCGCACCCTGGTCAACATCGAAACCACCGCGTATCACGAAGGCGTGCCCGGCCATCACCTGCAGATCTCGCTTGCGCAGACGCTGCCGTTGCCGCCGTTCCGCCAGCAGGCCGGCTACAACGCCTATATCGAAGGTTGGGCGCTGTATGCCGAGCGCCTGGGCAAGGAGATCGGCTTCTTCAAGGACCCCTACAACGACTACGGCCGGCTGTCCGGCGAGCTGCTGCGCGCTAACCGCCTGGTGCTGGATACCGGGGTGCACTACAAGCGCTGGAATCGCCAGCAGATGGTGGATTTTTTCCACGCCCATCCCTCCGACGACGAGCCCAGCATCCAGTCCGAAACCGATCGCTACATCGTGTGGCCGGGGCAGGCGCTGGGTTACAAACTCGGGCAGCTGCAGATCCTGGCGCTGCGCGCCGAGGCGGAGAAAGAACTTGGCGATCGCTTCGATGTGCGCGCCTTCCACGATGCGGTGCTGGGGGGCGGCGCAATGCCGCTGGCGATGTTGCAGCAGCGCGTGCGGCAGTGGATTGCACAGGCCAAGGCAGCGCCGGGAGCTGCGCAGTGA
- a CDS encoding M24 family metallopeptidase, protein MSAQIGGLSLEQARAQLAPWAQRAAPIAADEYAQRIERARGLMRAHGVDAVLIGAGTSLRYFTGVPWGASERLVAALLTLEGDPVLLCPAFEEGSLDAVLKVPVVKYLWEEHEDPYALAVQALDDRHAHALALDPGIAFAVHTGLRAHLGTAIRDASAIIDGCRMCKSSAELALMQQACDMTLLVQRLAAGIAHEGIGTDQLVRFIDEAHRVLGADNGSTFCIVQFGHATAFPHGIPGVQHLREGELVLIDTGCTVQGYHSDITRTWSYGTPSDAQRRIWDLEQAAQAAAFAAIRPGVACEAVDQAARTVLEAAGLGPDYRLPGLPHRTGHGCGLAIHEAPYLVRGNAQPLRPGMCASNEPMIVVPGEFGVRLEDHFYVTDAGAQWFTPPSPAIDQPFA, encoded by the coding sequence ATGAGCGCGCAGATCGGTGGCCTGTCGCTGGAACAGGCGCGTGCGCAACTGGCGCCGTGGGCGCAGCGCGCCGCGCCGATCGCAGCCGACGAGTACGCACAGCGCATCGAGCGCGCACGTGGGCTGATGCGCGCGCACGGCGTGGATGCAGTGTTGATCGGCGCCGGCACCTCGTTGCGCTATTTCACCGGCGTGCCGTGGGGCGCCAGTGAACGGCTGGTCGCCGCGTTGCTGACCCTGGAGGGCGACCCGGTGCTGCTTTGCCCGGCGTTCGAGGAAGGCTCGCTGGACGCGGTGTTGAAAGTTCCGGTGGTCAAATACCTGTGGGAGGAGCACGAAGACCCCTACGCGCTGGCGGTGCAGGCGCTGGACGATCGCCATGCGCACGCGCTGGCGCTGGACCCGGGCATCGCCTTTGCGGTGCATACCGGCTTGCGCGCGCATCTGGGCACGGCCATCCGCGATGCCAGCGCCATCATCGACGGCTGCCGCATGTGCAAGTCGTCGGCCGAGCTGGCGCTGATGCAGCAGGCCTGCGACATGACCTTGCTGGTGCAGCGGCTGGCCGCCGGCATCGCGCACGAGGGCATCGGTACCGATCAGCTGGTGCGTTTCATCGATGAGGCGCATCGCGTGCTGGGCGCGGACAACGGCTCGACCTTCTGCATCGTGCAGTTCGGGCATGCCACTGCGTTTCCGCACGGCATTCCCGGCGTGCAGCACCTGCGTGAGGGCGAGCTGGTGCTGATCGACACCGGTTGCACCGTGCAGGGCTACCACTCCGATATCACCCGCACCTGGAGTTACGGCACGCCCAGCGATGCGCAACGGCGCATCTGGGACTTGGAGCAGGCGGCGCAGGCCGCTGCATTCGCGGCGATCCGCCCGGGCGTGGCCTGCGAGGCGGTGGACCAGGCCGCACGCACGGTGCTGGAAGCGGCCGGCCTGGGCCCGGATTACCGTCTGCCCGGGTTGCCGCATCGCACCGGCCATGGCTGCGGCCTGGCGATCCACGAAGCACCATATCTGGTGCGCGGCAATGCGCAGCCGCTGCGGCCGGGCATGTGCGCCAGCAACGAACCGATGATCGTGGTGCCCGGTGAATTCGGGGTGCGCCTGGAAGACCACTTTTACGTTACCGATGCCGGCGCGCAGTGGTTTACGCCGCCGTCGCCGGCGATCGATCAACCGTTTGCGTAA
- a CDS encoding aldehyde dehydrogenase family protein — MNETIQPILLAGQWQPSHAATGSFRAANPATGEAIGPLFPVSGADDIDTALSAAHAVAAELAAAPAERIAAFLDAYADALDADAGTLVALAHAETALPAPTRLRGNELPRTSGQLRQAANAVRSYSWTNPIIDTAADLRSHLAPLGKPVAVFGPNNFPFAFNAIAGSDFASAIAARNPVIAKAHPLHPATSQRMAQLAHQALVGAGLPAAAVQLLYHFDNAVGVRLAGDARLGAIGFTGSRAGGLALKAAADAAGVPFYAELSSVNPVFVLPGALAERGDALAQEFFASCTLGSGQFCTNPGVVVVPHGAAGDAFVAATKAHFEAAMPMVLFSAAGVDGVQRGVASLRAAGAAVLAGGHTGEDGYRYAPTLLSVEAAAFLAKPHALQTEAFGPVSLLVRAQDSAQMAQLAAAFEGNLTGTLYRAVDGSDDAAWQAIAPVLRARVGRLINSKMPTGVAVSAAQNHGGPFPSTGHPGFTAVGMPGAIRRFAALNSYDAVPDALLPPELRQCDPGGVARLVDGQWSSADLGAGT; from the coding sequence ATGAACGAGACGATCCAACCCATCCTGCTGGCCGGCCAATGGCAGCCCAGCCACGCGGCGACGGGCAGTTTCCGCGCCGCCAACCCGGCGACGGGCGAGGCGATCGGGCCGCTGTTTCCGGTCAGCGGTGCCGACGACATCGACACCGCACTGAGCGCCGCGCACGCGGTTGCCGCCGAGCTGGCCGCCGCGCCGGCCGAACGCATTGCCGCGTTTCTGGACGCGTACGCCGATGCGCTGGATGCCGATGCCGGCACCCTGGTTGCACTCGCGCATGCAGAAACCGCATTGCCGGCGCCCACGCGTTTGCGCGGCAACGAGCTGCCGCGCACCAGCGGCCAGTTGCGCCAGGCCGCAAATGCGGTGCGCAGCTACAGCTGGACCAACCCCATCATCGACACCGCCGCCGATCTGCGCTCGCATCTGGCGCCACTGGGCAAGCCGGTGGCGGTATTTGGCCCCAACAATTTTCCGTTTGCGTTCAATGCGATTGCCGGCAGCGATTTTGCTTCGGCCATTGCCGCGCGCAACCCGGTGATCGCCAAGGCGCACCCGCTGCATCCGGCCACCAGCCAGCGCATGGCGCAGCTCGCGCATCAGGCCTTGGTGGGCGCTGGTCTGCCGGCGGCGGCGGTGCAGTTGCTGTATCACTTCGACAACGCCGTCGGCGTGCGGCTGGCCGGCGATGCGCGCCTGGGCGCGATCGGGTTTACCGGTAGCCGCGCGGGCGGGCTGGCGTTGAAGGCCGCTGCCGATGCAGCCGGCGTGCCGTTCTATGCCGAGCTGTCCAGCGTCAACCCGGTGTTTGTGTTGCCGGGCGCACTGGCCGAGCGCGGCGATGCGCTGGCGCAGGAATTCTTTGCCTCGTGCACCTTGGGCAGCGGCCAGTTCTGCACCAACCCCGGCGTAGTGGTAGTGCCGCACGGCGCGGCCGGCGATGCATTCGTCGCGGCCACCAAGGCGCATTTCGAAGCAGCCATGCCGATGGTGCTGTTCTCTGCCGCGGGGGTGGATGGCGTGCAGCGTGGCGTGGCGAGCTTGCGCGCTGCCGGCGCCGCGGTGCTGGCGGGTGGCCACACCGGCGAGGATGGCTACCGCTACGCGCCGACCCTGCTGAGCGTGGAGGCAGCGGCGTTTCTCGCCAAGCCGCATGCGCTGCAGACCGAGGCATTCGGCCCGGTGAGCCTGCTGGTGCGTGCGCAGGACAGCGCGCAGATGGCGCAGCTGGCCGCCGCATTCGAAGGCAATCTGACCGGCACGCTGTATCGCGCTGTCGATGGCAGCGACGATGCGGCATGGCAGGCGATCGCGCCGGTCTTGCGCGCGCGGGTGGGCCGTTTGATCAACAGCAAGATGCCGACCGGCGTGGCGGTGAGTGCAGCGCAAAATCATGGTGGCCCGTTTCCGAGCACCGGGCATCCGGGGTTCACCGCGGTAGGCATGCCGGGCGCGATCCGCCGCTTTGCCGCCTTGAACAGCTACGACGCCGTGCCCGATGCCTTGCTGCCGCCGGAACTGCGCCAGTGCGACCCCGGCGGCGTGGCGCGGCTGGTCGATGGGCAGTGGAGCAGCGCCGATCTTGGAGCGGGCACATGA
- a CDS encoding dihydrodipicolinate synthase family protein codes for MSIATFWHGVLPAITTPFTANGEIDHDFLGKHANQLVDAGCTAIVPLGSLGEAATLSVDDKLAILRTLVTALNGRVPVVPGIASLATGEAVALAKAAKEIGCGGLMVLPPYVYSTDWREMGAHVRAVIGATDLPVILYNNPVAYKTDFGPTQIAELASEFPNLQAVKESSGDVRRFAALQELLGDRLALLVGMDDAIVEGLSMGAKGWIAGLVNAYPAESVRLFELARDGGYPAAKELYNWFLPLLRLDTVPTFVQLIKLVQAKVGLGSEHVRAPRLVVAGAEREAALKVIDHAIATAPELS; via the coding sequence ATGAGCATCGCTACGTTCTGGCACGGCGTGTTGCCGGCCATCACCACTCCGTTCACCGCCAACGGCGAGATCGATCACGACTTCCTCGGCAAGCACGCCAATCAACTGGTGGATGCCGGCTGCACCGCGATCGTGCCGCTGGGCTCGCTGGGCGAAGCGGCCACCTTGAGCGTGGACGACAAGCTGGCGATCCTGCGCACCCTGGTCACCGCCTTGAACGGCCGCGTGCCGGTGGTGCCGGGCATCGCCAGCCTGGCGACCGGCGAAGCGGTGGCGCTGGCCAAGGCGGCCAAGGAGATCGGCTGCGGCGGCTTGATGGTGCTGCCGCCGTATGTGTACTCCACCGACTGGCGCGAGATGGGCGCGCATGTGCGCGCAGTGATCGGCGCGACCGATCTGCCGGTGATCCTGTACAACAACCCGGTCGCCTACAAGACCGATTTCGGCCCGACGCAGATCGCCGAGCTCGCCAGCGAGTTCCCGAACCTGCAGGCGGTGAAGGAATCCTCCGGCGACGTGCGCCGCTTCGCCGCGTTGCAGGAATTGCTGGGCGACCGCCTGGCGCTGCTGGTCGGCATGGACGATGCCATCGTCGAGGGCCTGAGCATGGGTGCCAAGGGCTGGATCGCCGGTTTGGTCAACGCCTATCCCGCCGAATCGGTGCGTTTGTTCGAGCTGGCGCGCGATGGCGGCTACCCGGCCGCCAAGGAGCTGTACAACTGGTTCCTGCCGTTGTTGCGGCTGGATACCGTGCCCACCTTCGTGCAGCTGATCAAACTGGTGCAGGCGAAGGTCGGCCTGGGCAGCGAGCATGTGCGCGCGCCACGGCTGGTGGTGGCCGGCGCCGAGCGCGAGGCTGCGCTGAAGGTGATCGATCATGCGATTGCCACCGCACCTGAGTTGTCATGA
- a CDS encoding NAD(P)/FAD-dependent oxidoreductase, with product MAERVLHFDVLVIGAGPAGLAAAQVAAGHGARVGVVDMQPRAGGQVWRSDVHHGAPADARALLRQVQGNAAIGLLTRTQILLAQPGWLLADGPDGTLQLHYAALVLATGARELLLPFPGWTLPGVTGAGAAQALAKQGWPLAGKRVLVAGSGPLLLASAATLQRHGAQVLGIHEQASAAALRAFAAQLWRWPGKAAQAVALRLQLHRVAYRAGSVVVAAYGDTQLREVELDGPGGRTRVACDQLAVGYGLVPNTELAQLLGCQLDPCGAHRQIQVDALLRTSVVQVFAAGEACGIGGRDCALVEGAMAGHMAAGAPDHALQLQPRRRAARAFAQLLQQQFALHPRIRALAQPDTLVCRCEDVPLGALDSFKDARDAKLASRCGMGACQGRICGSALAELGRCPPDLSTDAGRRPPLFPVRLAALADPFTSDSQGNHP from the coding sequence ATGGCTGAGCGCGTGCTGCATTTCGATGTGCTGGTGATCGGTGCCGGCCCGGCCGGATTGGCCGCCGCGCAGGTGGCCGCCGGCCATGGCGCGCGGGTGGGCGTGGTGGACATGCAGCCGCGTGCGGGCGGGCAGGTGTGGCGCAGCGACGTGCACCACGGTGCGCCGGCCGATGCGCGCGCGCTGTTGCGGCAGGTGCAGGGCAATGCCGCAATCGGCCTGCTGACCCGCACGCAGATCTTGCTTGCCCAGCCAGGCTGGCTGCTGGCCGATGGCCCGGACGGCACGCTGCAACTGCATTACGCCGCGCTGGTGCTGGCCACCGGCGCGCGCGAATTGCTGTTGCCGTTTCCGGGCTGGACCTTGCCCGGCGTCACCGGCGCGGGAGCGGCGCAGGCGCTGGCCAAACAAGGCTGGCCGCTAGCCGGCAAGCGCGTGCTGGTGGCCGGCAGCGGACCGCTGCTGCTGGCCAGTGCGGCCACCTTGCAGCGACATGGCGCGCAGGTGCTCGGCATCCACGAACAGGCCAGCGCTGCCGCGTTGCGCGCCTTCGCCGCGCAGTTGTGGCGCTGGCCGGGCAAGGCCGCACAGGCGGTGGCACTGCGGTTGCAATTGCATCGTGTTGCCTATCGCGCCGGCAGCGTGGTGGTGGCCGCGTATGGGGATACGCAGCTGCGCGAGGTGGAGCTCGATGGCCCGGGTGGGCGCACCCGCGTGGCGTGCGACCAGCTGGCCGTGGGCTACGGACTGGTGCCCAATACCGAGCTGGCGCAGCTGCTGGGTTGCCAGCTGGACCCGTGCGGCGCGCATCGGCAGATCCAGGTCGATGCGTTGCTGCGCACCAGCGTCGTGCAGGTCTTCGCAGCCGGCGAGGCCTGTGGTATCGGCGGGCGCGATTGCGCGCTGGTCGAAGGTGCAATGGCCGGGCATATGGCCGCCGGCGCACCCGATCACGCACTGCAGCTGCAGCCGCGTCGGCGTGCCGCACGCGCGTTTGCGCAGCTGCTGCAACAGCAGTTCGCCCTGCATCCGCGCATCCGCGCGCTGGCGCAACCGGACACCCTGGTCTGCCGTTGCGAAGACGTGCCGCTGGGTGCGCTGGACAGCTTCAAGGATGCACGCGATGCCAAGCTGGCTTCGCGCTGCGGCATGGGCGCCTGCCAGGGCCGCATCTGCGGCAGCGCGCTGGCCGAACTGGGCCGTTGCCCGCCCGATCTTTCCACCGACGCCGGCCGCCGGCCGCCGTTGTTCCCGGTCCGCCTCGCGGCGCTGGCCGACCCGTTCACTTCCGACTCGCAAGGGAATCATCCATGA
- a CDS encoding 2Fe-2S iron-sulfur cluster-binding protein yields the protein MSATVRLYVDAQPVDVPAGASVAAAVAQATLQFRQSSSGQPRAPLCGMGVCFECRVRIDGIAQQRACLVDAHEGMQVRTDG from the coding sequence ATGAGCGCCACGGTTCGCCTGTATGTGGATGCGCAGCCGGTGGATGTGCCGGCCGGCGCCAGCGTGGCTGCAGCGGTGGCACAGGCCACGCTGCAGTTTCGCCAGTCCAGCAGTGGCCAGCCGCGGGCCCCGTTATGCGGCATGGGCGTGTGTTTCGAATGCCGCGTGCGCATCGATGGCATTGCCCAGCAACGCGCCTGCCTGGTGGATGCGCATGAGGGCATGCAGGTGCGGACCGATGGCTGA
- a CDS encoding NAD(P)/FAD-dependent oxidoreductase produces MPASQPAPDAALAAPPSGLAAGAPHRDAGGDVSPSVASTRRSYDLIVIGAGIVGAACAEAAAGEGLRVAIIEPGPIGGGSTAAAMGHLVAMDDDPAELALSAYSLRLWERFAQLREAEFSRCGTLWVARDARELAAVPAKIARLAAADLRAEAIDAQQLYTLEPQLVAGLAGGMRVPNEAVVYPPRVARHLVSLACKAGAQLFAGRQVTQLQAHGVRLDDGQLLSGPVLVASGVALPQLLPELALRPRKGHLVITDRHPGLIRHQLLELGYADSAHGADDTSVAFNVQPRPTGQILIGSSRQFGEHDRALSMPVLQRMLQRAFAYLPVLRELQAIRVWTGLRPATPDGRPYLGAVPGRADVWVAAGHEGLGVTTALGSARVIVDSLLGRTPAIDPAPYAPARAVQGAAA; encoded by the coding sequence ATGCCGGCGTCGCAGCCCGCGCCGGATGCTGCGTTGGCTGCGCCGCCGAGCGGTTTGGCGGCGGGCGCACCGCATCGCGATGCCGGTGGGGATGTCAGCCCATCTGTCGCCTCCACGCGGCGTAGTTACGACCTGATCGTGATCGGCGCCGGCATCGTCGGTGCCGCCTGTGCGGAAGCCGCGGCAGGCGAGGGCCTGCGCGTGGCGATCATCGAGCCGGGGCCGATTGGCGGTGGTTCGACTGCGGCGGCGATGGGGCACCTGGTAGCGATGGACGACGACCCGGCCGAGCTGGCGTTGTCGGCGTATTCGCTGCGTTTGTGGGAACGCTTCGCGCAGCTGCGCGAGGCCGAATTCAGTCGTTGCGGCACGTTGTGGGTGGCACGCGATGCGCGCGAACTGGCGGCGGTGCCGGCCAAGATCGCGCGCCTGGCGGCGGCCGACCTGCGCGCAGAAGCCATCGATGCGCAGCAGCTGTACACGCTGGAACCGCAACTGGTGGCCGGTCTGGCGGGCGGCATGCGGGTGCCCAATGAGGCGGTGGTGTATCCGCCGCGGGTGGCGCGGCACCTGGTGAGCCTGGCCTGCAAGGCCGGCGCGCAGCTGTTTGCCGGCCGCCAAGTGACGCAACTGCAAGCGCACGGCGTGCGCCTGGACGATGGCCAGCTGCTGTCCGGGCCGGTGCTGGTCGCCAGCGGTGTCGCCCTGCCGCAATTGCTGCCCGAACTGGCGCTGCGCCCGCGCAAGGGCCACCTGGTCATCACCGACCGGCATCCCGGCTTGATCCGGCATCAATTGCTCGAGCTGGGTTATGCCGATTCGGCGCACGGGGCCGACGACACCAGCGTGGCCTTCAACGTGCAGCCGCGGCCGACCGGGCAGATCCTGATCGGCTCCTCGCGGCAGTTCGGCGAACACGATCGCGCGTTGTCGATGCCGGTGCTGCAGCGGATGTTGCAGCGGGCATTTGCGTATCTGCCGGTGTTGCGCGAGCTGCAGGCGATCCGGGTATGGACCGGCCTGCGTCCGGCCACTCCGGACGGGCGCCCGTATCTTGGGGCGGTGCCCGGCCGGGCCGATGTGTGGGTGGCAGCGGGGCATGAAGGGCTGGGGGTCACCACGGCGCTGGGGAGCGCACGGGTGATCGTGGACAGCCTGCTTGGGCGTACGCCGGCCATCGACCCGGCGCCGTACGCACCGGCGCGCGCGGTGCAGGGGGCCGCGGCATGA